A single window of Methylomarinum sp. Ch1-1 DNA harbors:
- a CDS encoding nucleotidyltransferase domain-containing protein, giving the protein MVNKSLNAQKLLLAALTRPESCGQLKPKEWEQLIRCARPAKLVAALGSKFAQTGLRQTMPRQALDNFYAAQKLVEYRQRLAMWELNRIAKALAGLDVNIVVLKGGAYQLLKLDMAEGRSVSDIDILVAKKDIERVEQCLTGQGWQTAKLDDYDQHYYRTWMHEIPPLRHRDRFIEVDIHHTILPLTSRLHPEPETLLKDAVEVAQCDFKVLAPCDMVLHSAVHLFYDAELNAGDFRDLVDLHELLTLFGGQIEGFWDKLIMRADELELERPLYYALYFSSKLLKTPIPVHLITRHKGRPAGIVRLLMEYLAPLALLPENPDYPSQKVAFARWLLYVRSHYLRMPLTLLLPHLMKKSKKRLKQRSIDNLTNQDQSDSA; this is encoded by the coding sequence ATGGTCAATAAGTCTTTGAATGCACAAAAGTTATTGCTTGCTGCATTAACTCGACCGGAAAGCTGCGGGCAATTAAAACCTAAAGAATGGGAACAGCTAATTCGTTGCGCTCGACCGGCTAAGCTCGTCGCCGCTCTTGGTTCCAAGTTCGCACAAACTGGGCTTCGGCAAACGATGCCTCGGCAAGCGCTAGACAATTTCTATGCGGCGCAAAAACTGGTTGAATATCGGCAGCGTTTGGCGATGTGGGAGCTGAACAGAATCGCTAAAGCCCTGGCAGGACTCGATGTCAATATCGTGGTTTTAAAAGGCGGCGCCTATCAATTGCTGAAGCTTGACATGGCGGAGGGCCGCTCTGTTTCTGATATCGATATTTTGGTTGCCAAAAAAGATATTGAGCGTGTTGAGCAATGCCTGACTGGTCAGGGTTGGCAAACAGCTAAACTCGATGACTATGATCAGCATTATTACCGAACCTGGATGCATGAAATTCCACCGTTACGGCATCGAGATCGTTTTATCGAGGTCGATATTCATCATACCATTTTGCCGCTGACCAGCCGGCTGCACCCAGAGCCGGAAACGCTATTAAAAGATGCCGTTGAGGTTGCGCAATGTGACTTTAAAGTGCTTGCTCCCTGCGATATGGTGCTGCATAGCGCCGTCCATTTATTTTACGATGCCGAATTGAATGCCGGTGATTTCAGGGATTTGGTGGATTTGCATGAACTTCTGACATTATTTGGAGGACAGATCGAGGGCTTTTGGGACAAGCTAATTATGAGAGCTGATGAACTAGAATTAGAGCGTCCTCTATATTACGCACTTTACTTTTCTAGCAAGCTGCTTAAAACACCAATTCCAGTACACCTGATAACAAGACACAAGGGTCGGCCCGCAGGCATTGTGAGGTTATTAATGGAGTATCTGGCGCCGCTTGCGCTGTTACCCGAAAATCCCGATTATCCGAGTCAAAAAGTGGCATTTGCCAGGTGGTTGCTTTATGTTCGGTCTCATTATCTGCGTATGCCGTTAACTTTATTGTTGCCGCATTTGATGAAGAAAAGTAAGAAACGCTTGAAACAAAGAAGCATTGATAATTTAACCAATCAAGATCAATCCGATAGCGCTTGA
- a CDS encoding glycosyltransferase family 4 protein, which produces MTLKEDALNIGLIGPLPPPFGGMANQTKQLYKLLQGEGIQVTLVQTNAPYRYKIIEKIRGLRALFRIVPYLNNLWRVTAKVDILHVLANSGWSWQLFAVPVIWIGWIKKKPVIINYRGGEARNYFEKSIQWIRPSMNKASIIIVPSGYLKHVFADFGFKSEVIPNIINLERFSPRDKGGKRKETPHLIVTRNLEAIYGIKTAIEAVAILKQSHPRIKLSIAGSGPQKEELHQLILKLGLEDNVVFTGKLTPIEIAELYQSADIMLNPTTVDNMPNSVLEAMASGVPIVTTDVGGIPYIVKDGETALMAKVNEAESMANQIKRLLNDPLLCETLITNGLQQVQQYTWSKVKCQWLALYHSFVNHPGEIALRDE; this is translated from the coding sequence ATGACTCTAAAAGAGGATGCATTGAACATCGGCCTGATTGGCCCGCTGCCTCCACCTTTTGGTGGCATGGCTAACCAAACTAAACAGTTATATAAACTCTTACAAGGTGAAGGGATTCAGGTTACATTGGTGCAAACTAATGCTCCTTATCGATACAAAATAATCGAAAAGATAAGGGGGCTAAGAGCTTTATTTCGCATTGTTCCCTATCTGAACAATTTGTGGAGAGTAACAGCAAAGGTGGATATTCTGCATGTATTGGCTAATTCCGGTTGGTCCTGGCAGTTGTTTGCCGTGCCTGTTATTTGGATAGGGTGGATTAAAAAAAAACCGGTCATAATAAATTATCGAGGCGGGGAAGCGAGAAATTATTTTGAAAAATCCATACAATGGATCCGTCCCTCAATGAACAAAGCTTCAATTATTATTGTTCCCTCGGGATACTTGAAACATGTCTTTGCAGATTTTGGTTTTAAATCCGAAGTCATTCCAAATATTATTAATCTGGAACGTTTTTCCCCAAGAGACAAAGGAGGGAAGCGTAAAGAAACTCCTCACCTTATCGTAACGCGAAATTTGGAAGCTATTTATGGAATTAAAACAGCAATCGAAGCAGTTGCAATATTGAAACAATCACACCCCCGGATTAAATTATCGATTGCTGGTAGCGGACCGCAAAAAGAAGAGTTACATCAACTTATTCTTAAACTAGGACTTGAGGATAATGTTGTTTTTACGGGTAAATTGACGCCCATCGAAATAGCGGAACTGTATCAATCAGCGGATATCATGCTTAATCCAACGACTGTGGATAATATGCCTAATTCGGTTCTCGAAGCTATGGCAAGTGGTGTACCCATAGTTACAACCGATGTCGGCGGTATACCTTATATAGTCAAGGACGGTGAAACCGCTTTAATGGCAAAAGTGAATGAAGCCGAATCAATGGCAAATCAAATAAAAAGATTATTAAATGATCCTTTATTGTGTGAAACATTAATTACCAATGGGTTGCAGCAGGTTCAGCAATATACCTGGTCGAAAGTAAAATGTCAGTGGCTTGCTCTTTATCATTCTTTTGTTAATCATCCTGGCGAGATAGCATTACGAGATGAGTAG
- a CDS encoding TIGR04063 family PEP-CTERM/XrtA system glycosyltransferase — MKILHILDHSIPLHSGYTFRTRAILEEQRKLGWETFHVTSAKHNATKKPMEEVDGLIFYRSEQPAVIYSKIPFINQWAIVKSLSKRLDEIIPEIKPDILHAHSPALNGLAALSAAKKHQIPLVYECRAFWEDAAVDHGTTREGSPRYRITQALETKVFKKANAITTICEGLRKDIVSRGIAEDKVTVIPNAVNIDKFSYGAEADQSLRRELGLNDKIVLGFIGSFYAYEGIPLLLEALPKILAESPNVCLLLVGGGPQETLIREKTAQLGLEKQVIFTGRVPHDRVQDYYNQVDIFVYPRLSMRLTDLVTPLKPLEAMAQGRLVVASDVGGHKELIKHEQNGCLFKAGNVDSLTQELIKLLQNRNVWETLQRNGRNFVEQERNWQKSVGYYQHVYPKLID; from the coding sequence ATGAAAATTCTCCATATATTGGATCATTCCATTCCGTTACATAGCGGCTATACCTTCAGAACCCGGGCTATATTAGAAGAACAAAGAAAGCTGGGTTGGGAGACCTTTCATGTGACATCTGCCAAACATAATGCGACGAAAAAGCCGATGGAAGAAGTAGATGGTTTGATTTTTTATCGGTCAGAACAACCGGCGGTTATCTATTCCAAAATACCATTCATCAACCAGTGGGCGATCGTTAAGTCGCTGTCGAAACGGTTGGATGAAATCATCCCGGAAATCAAACCCGATATTCTTCATGCCCATTCGCCGGCATTGAATGGCTTAGCGGCCCTATCGGCCGCAAAAAAACACCAGATTCCGTTGGTTTATGAATGCCGGGCCTTTTGGGAAGATGCGGCGGTTGATCACGGTACGACTCGTGAAGGAAGTCCGCGTTACCGCATTACTCAAGCCTTGGAAACTAAGGTGTTCAAAAAAGCCAACGCCATCACGACGATATGCGAAGGCCTGCGCAAGGATATCGTGAGCCGTGGCATAGCGGAAGACAAGGTGACGGTCATTCCCAATGCGGTCAACATCGATAAGTTTAGCTATGGCGCTGAGGCGGATCAATCGTTACGCCGGGAATTGGGATTGAACGATAAAATCGTTTTGGGTTTTATCGGTTCTTTCTATGCCTATGAAGGGATTCCATTGTTGCTGGAGGCCTTACCCAAAATATTGGCAGAAAGCCCCAATGTCTGTTTGCTACTGGTTGGCGGCGGGCCCCAAGAAACGCTGATCAGGGAAAAAACGGCTCAGCTAGGGCTTGAAAAACAGGTTATCTTCACTGGCCGAGTGCCGCATGATCGCGTGCAAGATTATTACAACCAAGTTGATATATTTGTTTATCCACGTCTGTCGATGCGCTTGACCGATTTAGTCACTCCGCTGAAACCGTTAGAAGCCATGGCGCAAGGTCGTTTAGTCGTTGCCTCCGATGTTGGCGGGCATAAGGAGTTGATTAAGCATGAACAGAATGGATGTTTGTTTAAGGCGGGTAATGTTGATAGTTTGACTCAAGAACTAATCAAGCTGTTGCAGAATAGGAATGTTTGGGAGACGCTACAAAGGAATGGACGTAATTTTGTTGAGCAAGAAAGGAATTGGCAAAAAAGCGTTGGTTATTATCAACATGTTTATCCAAAATTGATTGATTAA